The following proteins are co-located in the Synchiropus splendidus isolate RoL2022-P1 chromosome 14, RoL_Sspl_1.0, whole genome shotgun sequence genome:
- the tdg.2 gene encoding G/T mismatch-specific thymine DNA glycosylase isoform X2: MAHYTEESREEPVMTELSVHWEPPHHHETVYLNCNHLGHDQILKVHQNTRNEQQPQYMQEHQRQLQPTLNCASQLQHTETEPVHSLQTCNSVPHPAEMVVKRKRGRPPKQNAEETLKQHASQEEPSKKARRSLNRFGGMSLAEVMAKTLPDVITYNLDILIIGINPGLLSAYKGRHYPNPGNHFWKCLFLSGLTKEQLNFMHDQTLPEKYSIGFTNMVERTTPGSKDLSNKEIREGGRDLLCKLQKFKPLIAAFNGKGIYEIFCKEIFGVKAKNLDFGLQPYKVPETSTVCFLMPSSSPRCAQFPRAQDKVHFYIKLKELRDQMKGIAPILDVRETNYTFDLQLAKEDALKVAIKEEQMDPEYESCSQSQQL, from the exons ATGGCCCATTACACAGAAGAATCCAGAGAGGAGCCTGTGATGACTGAGCTATCTGTTCACTGGGAACCACCTCATCATCATGAAACTGTTTACCTGAACTGCAACCACCTTGGCCATGATCAAATACTCAAGGTTCACCAAAACACCAGAAATGAGCAGCAGCCTCAGTACATGCAGGAGCATCAACGACAACTTCAACCAACTTTAAATTGTGCCTCACAACTTCAACACACTGAGACTGAACCAGTCCACTCTCTTCAAACTTGCAATTCTGTCCCACATCCAG CTGAGATGGTGGTGAAAAGGAAGCGTGGACGTCCTCCAAAACAAAACGCAGAGGAGACCTTGAAACAGCATGCTAGTCAGGAGGAACCTTCAAAGAAGGCCAGAAGGTCACTTAATCGCTTCGGTGGAATGTCATTGGCAGAGGTCATGGCCAAAACCTTGCCAGATGTTATTACTTACAACCTTGATATCCTGATA ATTGGAATTAATCCAGGACTACTGTCTGCCTACAAAGGACGGCATTACCCCAACCCAGGAAACCACTTCT ggaagtgtttgtttctctctggTCTTACAAAGGAGCAACTCAATTTCATGCATGACCAAACCCTTCCAGAAAAATACAGCATTGGTTTCACAAATATGGTTGAGAGAACTACACCTGGAAGCAAGGACCTCAGCAA TAAAGAGATtcgagaaggaggaagagaccTTCTATGCAAGTTACAGAAGTTTAAGCCGCTGATTGCAGCCTTTAACGGGAAag GCATTTATGAAATTTTCTGCAAAGAGATTTTTGGTGTAAAGGCAAAGAATTTGGATTTCGGTTTGCAGCCCTACAAAGTTCCTGAAACTTCCACG gttTGTTTCTTAATGCCGTCATCAAGCCCACGGTGTGCCCAGTTCCCACGTGCTCAGGATAAAGTGCACTTCTACATCAAGCTGAAGGAACTACGAGACCAAATGAAAGGCATTGCACCAATTCTTGATGTGAGAGAAACCAACTACACCTTTGATCTCCAGCTTGCTAAAG
- the LOC128771044 gene encoding protein brawnin produces MPAGVSWPRYLRMLGASVFSMFAGAQLVHLYYLPDLSIPDVPPKPGELKTTMLGNQAREKASKALRS; encoded by the exons ATGCCGGCTGGTGTCTCATGGCCTCGGTACCTAAGAATGCTTGGGGCCAGTGTGTTCTCCATGTTTGCCGGAGCTCAGTTGGTCCATCTATATTACCTACCTGATCTG AGTATACCAGATGTACCACCAAAACCTGGAGAGCTGAAAACTACAATGCTTGGCAACCAAGCCAGAGAAAAGGCTTCAAAAGCACTAAGGAGCTGA
- the tdg.2 gene encoding G/T mismatch-specific thymine DNA glycosylase isoform X1 has translation MMEDNHFTPLTVASDYFQQWYQSNQQHPQAQLTIPYQSMAHYTEESREEPVMTELSVHWEPPHHHETVYLNCNHLGHDQILKVHQNTRNEQQPQYMQEHQRQLQPTLNCASQLQHTETEPVHSLQTCNSVPHPAEMVVKRKRGRPPKQNAEETLKQHASQEEPSKKARRSLNRFGGMSLAEVMAKTLPDVITYNLDILIIGINPGLLSAYKGRHYPNPGNHFWKCLFLSGLTKEQLNFMHDQTLPEKYSIGFTNMVERTTPGSKDLSNKEIREGGRDLLCKLQKFKPLIAAFNGKGIYEIFCKEIFGVKAKNLDFGLQPYKVPETSTVCFLMPSSSPRCAQFPRAQDKVHFYIKLKELRDQMKGIAPILDVRETNYTFDLQLAKEDALKVAIKEEQMDPEYESCSQSQQL, from the exons ATGATGGAGGATAACCACTTTACACCATTGACGGTTGCCTCGGATTATTTCCAGCAGTG GTAccagtccaaccagcagcaccCTCAGGCCCAGCTCACAATTCCATACCAAAGTATGGCCCATTACACAGAAGAATCCAGAGAGGAGCCTGTGATGACTGAGCTATCTGTTCACTGGGAACCACCTCATCATCATGAAACTGTTTACCTGAACTGCAACCACCTTGGCCATGATCAAATACTCAAGGTTCACCAAAACACCAGAAATGAGCAGCAGCCTCAGTACATGCAGGAGCATCAACGACAACTTCAACCAACTTTAAATTGTGCCTCACAACTTCAACACACTGAGACTGAACCAGTCCACTCTCTTCAAACTTGCAATTCTGTCCCACATCCAG CTGAGATGGTGGTGAAAAGGAAGCGTGGACGTCCTCCAAAACAAAACGCAGAGGAGACCTTGAAACAGCATGCTAGTCAGGAGGAACCTTCAAAGAAGGCCAGAAGGTCACTTAATCGCTTCGGTGGAATGTCATTGGCAGAGGTCATGGCCAAAACCTTGCCAGATGTTATTACTTACAACCTTGATATCCTGATA ATTGGAATTAATCCAGGACTACTGTCTGCCTACAAAGGACGGCATTACCCCAACCCAGGAAACCACTTCT ggaagtgtttgtttctctctggTCTTACAAAGGAGCAACTCAATTTCATGCATGACCAAACCCTTCCAGAAAAATACAGCATTGGTTTCACAAATATGGTTGAGAGAACTACACCTGGAAGCAAGGACCTCAGCAA TAAAGAGATtcgagaaggaggaagagaccTTCTATGCAAGTTACAGAAGTTTAAGCCGCTGATTGCAGCCTTTAACGGGAAag GCATTTATGAAATTTTCTGCAAAGAGATTTTTGGTGTAAAGGCAAAGAATTTGGATTTCGGTTTGCAGCCCTACAAAGTTCCTGAAACTTCCACG gttTGTTTCTTAATGCCGTCATCAAGCCCACGGTGTGCCCAGTTCCCACGTGCTCAGGATAAAGTGCACTTCTACATCAAGCTGAAGGAACTACGAGACCAAATGAAAGGCATTGCACCAATTCTTGATGTGAGAGAAACCAACTACACCTTTGATCTCCAGCTTGCTAAAG